The DNA region CTGGGGGCGGAGATCGCGCTGCGCGAGCTGTTTGCCCTCCCCGTGCTGGCGGATTTTGCGCGGGAGCTGGAAGCGGCGGCGCACTCCGAGCTGCCGCCCATCGAGCCCGCATCGCGGGAGGGCCGGCTGGCGCTGTCGTTCGCGCAGCAGCGGCTGTGGTTCCTGGAGCAGCTGGGCAACCTGGGCGGCACGTACCACGTCCAGGCGCCGCTGCGGCTGCGGGGCGCGCTGGACCGCGAGGCCCTGGTTCGCGCGCTGGACGGGATCGTGGCGCGGCACGAGGCGCTGCGCACGACATTCACCGAGGTGGATGGCGTTCCGGAGCAGCGGATCGCGCCGGCGTCGTCGTCCCGCTTCGCGCTGGTGGAGCACGACCTGGCCCTGCGCGGGTCCGACGCCGAACTGGACCTGCGGCTGGCCGAAGAGGCGGATGCGCCGTTCGACCTGGAGCACGGGCCGCTCATCCGCGGAGCGCTCATCCGCCTGGCCGACGACGACCACGTGCTGCTGATGACGATGCACCACATCGTCAGCGACGGCTGGTCCATGGGCGTGCTGTTTGACGAGCTCGCCACCCTGTATGCCGCCCATGCGCGGGGCGCGGAGGCGCACCTTCCCGAGCTGCCGGTTCAGTACGCGGACTACGCGGCGTGGCAGCGGCGCTGGGTGGAGGGCGACGTGCTGCGGGCGCAGGGAGACTACTGGGCCCAGACGCTGGGCGGCGCGCCGGAACTGCTGGAGCTGCCCACGGACCATCCGCGGCCCGCGCAGGTGGACCACGCGGGGGCGCTGCTGGTGGTGGATCTGGACGAGGAGCTGACGGCGGCGCTCAAGGCACTGTCGCGGCGGCATGGGACCACGCTGTTCATCACCCTCCTCGCCGGATGGGCCGTGGTGCTGAGCCGGCTCGCGGGGCGGGGCGACGTGGTGATCGGCACGCCGGCGGCCAACCGCGGGCGGCGGGAGATCGAGGGGCTGATCGGCTTCTTCGTCAACACGCTGGCGCTGCGCGTGGAGCTGTCCGACGGGCCCACGGTGGCGCAGCTGCTGGCGCGGGTAAAGGAGCGGGCCCTGGGCGCGCAGCACCACCAGGACATCCCCTTTGAGCAGGTGGTGGAGCGGGTGGATCCGGCGCGCAGCCTGTCGCACGCCCCGCTGTTCCAGGCGATGTTCACCTGGCAGGACATGCAGCGCGGCGGCGGTCTTTCGCTCCCCGGGCTCCAGGTCGGCCGGGTGGGCGCGCCTTCCTCGCAGGTGCAGGCCAAGGTGGACCTGTCGCTGGCGCTGCGTGCGACGGAAGACCGGATCGTGGGAAGCGTGACGTACGCGACGGCGCTCTTCGATCAGGAAACGGTGGAGCGGTGGGCGGGCTACCTGCGGCGCGTGCTCCAGGAGATGGCCGCCGACGATCGTGTGAGCGTGGACCGGCTGGCGCTGCTGTCCGCGGACGAGCGCTCCCGGCTGGTGAACGAGTGGAACCGGACGGAGGCGGACTACCCGCGCGACGCCTGCGTCCATGAGCTGTTCGAGCAGCAGGCGGAGCGCACGCCGGACGCCGAGGCGGTGGTCTGGGAGGGCGAGAGCCTGACCTATGCGGAGCTGAACGCGCGGGCCAACCGCTTGGCGCACCACCTCCGCGCGCTGGGCGTGGGACCGGACGTGCGGGTGGCGATCTGCGTGGAGCGCAGCCTGGAGCTGCTGGTCGGCCTGCTGGGCATCCTCAAGGCCGGCGGCGCGTACGTGGCGCTGGACCCCGACCTGCCCGACGAGCGGCTGCGGACCATGCTGGAGGACAGTCGTCCGGCCGTGCTGCTGGCCAACGCGTCGCTCGCGGTGCGGCTGGGCGGAATGGACGTTCCCGTGCTCGCCGTGGACGCGGACGCGGATCGGTGGTCGGCGCTGCCGGACACCAACCCGGAGGGCGTGGGCGTGGGGCCGGACCACCTGGTGTACGTGATCTACACCTCGGGCTCCACGGGCCGCCCCAAGGGGGTGATGAACATCCACCGCAACGTGGTCAACCGCATCGCGGGCATCCAGCTCCGCTGGCAGCTCGCGGCGGGCGAGTCGGTGCTGCAGAACGCGTCGCTCAGCTTCGACGTTTCGGCGTACGAGCTGTTCTGGCCGCTGATGCTGGGCGCCCGCGTGGTGATGACGCGCCCGGACGGCCACCGCGATCCGGCGTACCTGGTGGAACTGATCCGGCGCTACGGGATCGGGACGGCCAGCTTCGTCCCTTCGTCGCTGCAGCTGTTTCTGGAAGAGCCGGGGGTGGAGGAGTGCACGTCGCTGGTGCGCGTGCCGTGCGGCGGTGAGGCGCTTCCGCCCGCGCTGGTGCGGCGCCTGTACGAGCGGCTTCCGCGGGCCACGCTGTACAACCGCTACGGCCCGTCCGAGGCCGCCACGGCGGTGGCGGGACCGGTGCGGGTGGCGGAGGAGATGAACGGCCCGGTGCCCATCGGCCGGCCCATGCCCAACGCGCGCGCCTACCTGCTGGACCGGGCGGGCGAGCCGGTGCCGGCGGGGGTGGCGGGCGAGCTGTGCATCGGGGGCGACGGGGTGGGCCGCGGCTACCTGGACCGTCCGGCAATGACGGCGGAGCGCTTCGTCCCCGACCCGTTCTCCGGCCAGGCGGGCGCGCGCATGTACCGCACGGGCGACCTGTCGCGGTGGCTGCCGGACGGGACCATCGCGTACCTGGGGCGGACGGACTTTCAGGTCAAGGTGCGCGGCTTCCGCATTGAGCCGGGCGAGATCGAGGCGCGGCTGCGGGAGCACCCGGGCGTGCGCGAGGCCGTGGTGCTGGTGCGCGAGGACGCGCCGGGCGACCGGCGGCTGGTGGCGTACGTGGTGGCCGACGAGACGGCGGGCGCGGAGGTGCTGCGGGCGCACCTGGGGCAGACGCTGCCGGAGTACATGGTGCCCGGGGCGTACGTGCGGCTGGAGCGGCTTCCGCTTTCGCCCAACGGCAAGCTGGACCGCCCCGCGCTCCCCGCGCCCGAGGGGGACGCGTACGCGTCGCGGGAGTACGAGGCGCCCGTGGGTGAGACGGAAACGGCGCTGGCGGAGATCTGGGCCGAGGTGCTGGGCGTGGAGCGGGTGGGGCGGCACGACGGCTTCTTTGAGCTGGGCGGGCACTCGCTGCTGGTGGTGCGGGTGATCGCGCGCATGCGGCAGCGTGGGCTGCACGCCGAGGTGCGGGCGGTGTTCACCGCGCCCACGCTGGCCGCGCTGGCGGCGGAAGTGGGGGGCGAGTCCGCCGAGGTGGCGGTGCCGGCCAACGCGATCCCGGCCGGGTGCACCCGCATCGTGCCGGAGATGCTGCCGCTGGTGTCGCTGGAGCAGGCGGAGATCGACGCGGTGGTGGCGGGCGTGGAGGGCGGGGCGGGGAACGTACAGGACATCTACCCGCTGGCGCCGCTGCAGGAGGGAATCCTGTTCCACCACCTGATGACCACCGAGGGCGATCCGTACCTGCTGGCCACGCTGTACAGCTACGGGAGCCGGGCCGAGCTGGACCGCTACCTGGGCGCGCTGCAGGCGGTGATGGACCGGCACGACGTCCTGCGCACGGCCGTGGTGTGGGAGGGAGTGCGCGAGCCGGTGCAGGTGGTGTGGCGCGAGGCCCGGCTCGTGGTGGACGAGGTGGAGCTTGATCCGGCGGACGGGGACGCGATTGACGGGGACGCGGCGGACGGGAACGCGGCGGAGCGGCTGTACGCGCGGTTTGATCCGCGGCACCACAGGATCGACGTGCGGCACGCCCCGCTGATGCGGGCCCACGTGGCCCATGACGCGGCGGGCGGGCGCTGGCTGCTGATGATCCTGCGTCACCACCTGATCAGCGACCACACGACGCTGGAAGTGATGCAGACGGAGATCGATGCGCACCTGGCCGGGCGCGCGCACCTGCTGCCCGCGCCGGTGCCGTTCCGCAACCTGGTGGCGCAGGCGCAGCTGGGGGTGAGCGGCGAGGAGCACCGGGCGTTCTTCGCGGAGATGCTGGGCGACGTGGACGAGCCCACGGCGCCGTTCGGGCTGCGGGACGCGCGCGGCGACGGGTCCGGAATGGACGTGGGGCGGATGTGGGTGGAGGCGGGGCTGGCGGCCCGGCTGCGGCGGCGTGCGCGGGCGCTGGGGGTGAGCGCGGCCACGCTGTGCCACGTGGCGTGGGCGCAGGTGCTGGCCCGCGTGTCGGGGCGCGATGACGTGGTGTTCGGCACGCTGCTGCTGGGCCGCATGACGGGCGGGGAGAACGCCGAGCGGATGATGGGGCCGTTCATCAACACGCTCCCGATCCGGGTGCGGCTGGGGAGCACGGGGGCGGAGGCGGCCGTGCGGCAGACGCACGCGCTGCTCACGCGGCTGCTGCGCCACGAGCACGCCCCGCTGTCGCTGGCGCAGCGGTGCAGCGGCGTGGAGGCACCGGCCCCGCTCTTTACCTCGCTGCTGAACTACCGCCACAGCGCGGCGGCGACCCCCTCAGGCTCGGCAGCGGCCGGGGTGGACGCGCCACAGGACGGGGTGCGGCGGCTGCGGGCGGAGGAGCGGTCCAACTACCCGCTCACGCTGAACGTGGACGACCTGGGCGGCGCCATGGGTCTCACGGCCAAGATCCGGGCGCAGGGCGAGGCGGGCCGGGTGTGCGCCATGATGCACACCGCGCTGGAGGGGCTGGTGGAGGCGCTGGAGCGCGCGCCCGGGCGGCCGGTGGGGAGCATTGAGGTGCTGCCGGCGGAGGAGCGGGCGCGGGTGGTGGTGGAGTGGAACGCCACCGGTGCGCCGTTCCCGCGCGAGGCGTGCGTACACCAGCTGTTCGAGGCGCAGGTGGAGCGCACGCCGGACGTGGTGGCGGTCACCGGGGCGGACGGGACGCTCACCTACGCCGAGCTGAACGCCCGCGCCAACCGCCTGGCCCACCACCTGATCGGGCTGGGCGTGGGGCCCGACGTGCTGGTGGGCGTGTGCACGGAGCGGGGGATGGAGATGGCGGTGGGGCTGCTGGCCGTGCTCAAGGCCGGCGGCGCGTACGTGCCGCTGGACCCGGACTATCCGGCGGACCGGCTGCGCTTCATGGTGGAGGACAGCAATCCCGCCGCGGTGCTGGCATCCGGCGTCCCCGAGGCGCTGGTGGCGGGGCTGATGGGCGAGACCGGGATTCCCGTCATCCGCCTGGAAACGGACGCGGATGCCTGGGCGGACCGGCCAGACACCAACCCGGCGCGGGCGGATGTCCATCCCGGCCACCTCGTTTACGTCATCTACACCTCCGGATCGACCGGCAGGCCCAAGGGGGTGATGAACCACCACGGCTGCCTGGTGAACCGGCTGGCGTGGGGCGCGCGGGCGTGGAACCTGGGCGCGGACGACGTGGTGCTGTGCAAGACCTCGCTCAGCTTCGACGGGCACATCCGCGAACTCTTTCTGCCGTGGAGCGTGGGCGCGCGGGTGGTGATGGCGCGCCCCGGCGGTCACAAGGATCCGGACTACCTGCTGCACGCCATTCACGACGGCGGCATCACCATGGTGAACCTCAACGGTTCTCTGCTGATGGTGATGCTGGAGCATCCGAGCATCGATCTGGCCGCGGGGCTGCGGCAGATGCTGGTGGGCGGCGAATCCTTCTCCGGCACCGGCCTGCTCCGGTTCCTGGAGCGCCTGCCGGGGACGACGCTGCACCACCTGTACGGCCCGTCCGAGGCGGCCACGGCGATGATGGCCCCCAACCTGGGGCCGGAACTCGCGCACCGGGTGGTGCCCATCGGGCGGCCGACCGCCAACTCGCGGGTGTACCTGCTGGACGCGCTGGGCAACCCCGTACCCGTGGGCGTCGCGGGCGAGATGTACATCGGCGGCGACAGCGTGTGCCGCGGTTACCTGGAGCGCCCGGCGCTCACGGCCGAGCGCTTTGTCCCCGATCCGTTCGCGGCGGAGCCGGGGGCGCGCCTGTACCGCACGGGCGACCTGGGGCAGTGGCTGCCCAACGGGATGATTGAGTTCCTGGGGCGCAACGACTTCCAGGTCAAGATCCGCGGCTTCCGCATCGAGCTGGGCGAAGTGGAGGCGCGCCTTCGCGAACACCCCGGGGTGAACGAGGCGGCGGTGCTGTCCCGTGCCGACGCCAGCGGCGAGAACCGGCTGATCGCCTGGTACACGGGCGATCCGTCGCTGGACCCGGCGGCGTTGCGGGCCCACCTGGGCGAGCGGCTTCCGGACTACATGGTTCCCGCCGCGTTCGTGCGGATGGAGCGCTTTCCGCTCACCCCCAGCATCAAGCTGGACCGCGCGGCGCTTCCGGATCCGGACGGCGGTGCGTACGCGGTGCGGGAGTACGAGGCGCCCGCGGACGAGACGGAGGAGGCGGTGGCCGAGATCTGGGCGGAGGTGCTGCGCGTGGACCGGGTGGGCCGCCAGGACGACTTCTTCGCGCTGGGCGGGCACTCGCTGTCGGCGGTGCGCGTGGTGTCGCGGGTGCGGCGGGAACTGGGGGTGGAGCTCGCCCTGCGCGACCTCTTCACCTGGCCCGTGCTCAAGGACTTCGCGCAGGAGATCATGGACGCCCAGCTCGCGCAGTTCGATCCCGAAGAGCTCGCCGCGCTGGTCGCCCTGGCGCGCGACCCCGCGGGCTGACGACGGCCCGCGACGGACGCCTCTGCCCGCGGGGCGGGGCGTCCGCCGCGGCTTTGAATGACCGGGCCGGTTGACCGGGCCCGATCGCAGCAACGGACCGGACCCCGCGCGGCTCCCGGGCGTGCCCACGTGGCGCGGCCCGGCGGCGCGCGGCGGGACCCTTAACGAATATTCAGCACTGCTCATGAATTCCGATCCGACCCTGACCAACCTGACGCTGGCCGAGCGCCGCAGGCTTCTGAAAATCGCGCTGGCCCGCGACCTCGAACGCAAGGGTTCGGAGCTTCCGCCCATCGGCCGCGCGGCGCGGGAGGAGCGCATTCCGCTCTCGTTCGCGCAGCAGCGGCTGTGGTTTCTGGAGCAGCTGGGGGATCTGGGCAGCACGTACCACCTCGCCAAGCGGCTGCGCCTTCAGGGCCCGCTGAACCGGGCGGCGCTGGGGGGCGCGCTGGACGGGATCGTGGCCCGGCACGAGGTGCTGCGGACCACGTTCGCGCAGGTGGATGGCGTGCCGGAGCAGCGCATCGCCCCGGTGGAGGCGGGCGGATTCCGCCTGGAGGAGCACGACCTGAGCGGGCTTGCCGAGGCCGACGCCAGGGAGGAGTTGGGCCGGCTGACCTTCCAGGAGGCGCGCGCCCGCTTTGACCTGGAGCACGGTCCGCTGGTGCGCGGGCGGCTCGTCCGGCTGGCGGAGGACGATCACGTGCTGCTGGTGACCATGCACCACGTGGTTTCTGACGGCTGGTCCACGGGGGTGTTCTTTGGCGAGCTGTCCGCGCTGTACGCCGCGCACGCGAACGGGACGGAGGCGAACCTTCCCGAGCTGCCGGTGCAGTACGCGGACTTCGCGGCGTGGCAGCGGCGGTGGGTGGAGGGCGACGTGCTGCGGCGCCAGGCGGACTACTGGACGCAGACGCTGCGGGGCGCGCCGGAACTGCTGGAGGTTCCCGCCGACCGCGCGCGCCCGGCGGAGATCGACCACACCGGCGCGCGGGTGGACATGGCGCTGGACCCGGACCTCACGGCGGAGCTCAAGGCGCTGTCGCGGCGGCACGGGGCCACGCTGTACATGACGCTGCTGGCGGCGTGGGGCGTGGTGCTGGCCCGGCTCGCGGGGGCAGAGGACGTGGTGGTGGGCACTCCGTCGGCGGGGCGGGGACGGCCGGAGATCGAGCGGCTGATCGGCTTCTTCGTCAACACGCTGGCCGTGCGGATGGACCTGTCCGGCGCGCCGACGGTGGCGCAGTTCCTGGGCCGGGTAAAGGACCGGGTGCTGGATGCGCAGCAGCACCAGGACATCCCCTTTGAGCAGGTGGTGGAGCGGGTGGATCCGGTGCGCAGCCTGTCGCACCATCCGCTGTTCCAGGCGCTGTTCGCGTGGCAGAACACGTCCCAGGGCGACGGCGGGCCCGGCCTGCCGGGGCTGTCCGTAAAGGGGATGGGCGGGGACCGGCTGACGACGGCCAAGCTGGACCTGTCGCTGTCGATGTGGGAGTCGGAGGACCGGATCGTGGGCGGAATCACGTACGCCACGGCGCTTTTCGACCGCGAGACGGTGGAGCGGTATACCGGCTATCTGCGGCGGGTGCTGGAGCAGATGGCGGCGGATGATGGCCAGCGCGTCGATCAACTGACGCTGATGCCGGCGGAGGAGCGCGTCCGGGTTCTGGAGGAGTGGAACCAGACGGAAGCCGACTACGCGGGCCCGACGTGCATCCACACGCTGTTCGAGGCGCAGGTTGCGCGCACTCCGGACGCCGTGGCGGTGACGTTCGTGGGCGAGCATCTCACGTACGCGGAGCTGGACCAGCGCGCCAACCGCCTTGCCCACCACCTCCGCTCGCTGGGCGTGGGTCCGGAGGTGCGTGTGGGGATCTCGCTGGAGCGCGGCCCGGAGATGATGATCGGCCTGCTCGCGATCCTCAAGGCGGGCGGCGCGTACATCCCCATGGACCCGTCGTACCCGGCGGAGCGCCTGGCGTACATGCTGGAAGACAGTGCGCCCGCCGTCCTCCTGACGAACGGGCCGCCCGCCTCGCTCCCCGCCGAGCGCATCCCCGTCGTCGATCTGGCGGATACTTCGCCGTGGGCGCACCTGCCCGGCACCGCGCCGGTCGTCGCGGATCTGACGCCGGACAGCCCCTGCTACGTCATCTACACGTCAGGGTCCACCGGCCGTCCCAAGGGCGTGGTCAATCATCACCGGAGCGTGGCCAACCTGCTGGCGTGGAGCCAGCAGAGGTGGCAACTGCAGCCGGGCGAGTCGGTGCTGCAGCGGATCTCGTTCAGCTTCGACGTGTCGGTGCGCGAACTGTTCTGGCCGCTGACGGCGGGTGCCCGGATCGTGATGGCGGGGCCCGGCGGGCACGGCGATCCCGACCACGTGGTGGACCTCATCCGCCGCGAGCAGATCGGCACCGCGCACCTTCCCGGACTGCTGCGCGCCTTTGTGGAGCACCCGGAAGCCTCCTCGTGCACGTCGCTGGTGCGGGTGATGAACGGCGGCGAAGCGCTGGCGCCCTCCATCGCGCGGCGCTTCGGCGAGCTGCTTCCCGACGCGGCGCTGTATCAGATGTACGGTCCCACGGAGACGACCGTCGCCTCGTCCGGCCTGCGATGGACGCCTGAGGTGGAAGGAACCGTCGCGCCCATCGGCCAGCCGATCGGCAACACGAAGATCTACGTGCTGGACGGTCGCGGCGAGCCGGTGCCGACGGGCGTGGCGGGGGAGATCTGCATCGGCGGGGCGGGGGTGGCGCGCGGCTACCTTGACCGGCCCGAGGCGACGGCGGAGCGCTTCACAGCCGATCCGTTCTCGAAGGAGCCCGGCGCGCGTCTTTACCGCACGGGCGACGCGGGGCGTTGGCGTCCGGACGGCACGCTGGAGTTCCTGGGGCGCGGCGACGGGCAGGTAAAGGTGCGCGGCTACCGCATCGAAACCGGCGAAATCGAGACGCGGCTTACGGAACTGCCCGGCGTGCGCGCGGCCGTAGTCGTCGCGCGCGAGGATACGGGGGGCGAGAAGCGGCTGGTGGCGTACGTGGTGGGCGACGAAGTCGGGGCGGACGCGCTGCGTGCGCACCTGGCCGGGTCGCTGCCGGGCTACATGGTGCCGGCGGCGTACGTGCGGCTGGAGGAGTTCCCGCTGACGCCCAACGGCAAGGTGGACCGCAAGGCGCTTCCCGCTCCGGAGGGCGAAGCGTACGCGGCGCGCGCCTACGAGCCGCCGGCGGGCGACGTGGAAGAGATCCTGGCCGGGATCTGGGCCGAGGTGCTCGGCGTGGAGCGGGTCGGGCGCCGGGACCAGTTCTTTAACCTGGGCGGGCACTCGCTGCTCGCTGTGCAGGTGATCTCGCGCGTGCGGCAGGCGCTGGGGGTGAAGGTGGCGCTCGGCGAGCTGTTCACCCGGCCCGTGCTGGCGGAGTTCGCGCGCGGGCTGGAGACCTCTGCGCGCGCGGAGCTTCCTCCCATCGAACGCGCGGACCGCGAAGGCCGGCTTCCGCTGTCGTTCGCGCAGCAGCGGCTGTGGTTCCTGGAGCAGCTGGGCGATCTGGGCAGCACGTATCACATGCACGCGCGCCTGCGTCTGCGTGGCGAGCTGGACCGCGCGGCCATGGTGGGCGCGCTGGACGGCCTCGTCGCGCGGCACGAGGCGCTGCGGACGACGTTCGCGGAGGTGGACGGCCTTCCGGAGCAGCGCATCGCGCCCGCGGACAGCGGGTTCCATCTGCTGGAGCAGGACCTGGCCGGGCGGGCGGACGCGGAAGCCGAACTCGGCCGGCTGCTGGGCGAAGAGGCGGGCACGCGCTTCGATCTGGAGCAGGGGCCGCTCATCCGCGGGCGCCTCATCCGCGTGGCGCCGGACGACCACGTGCTGGTTCTGACGATGCACCACATCGTCAGCGACGGCTGGTCCATGGGCGTGCTCACCGGTGAGCTTTCGGCGCTGTACGCGGCGAATGTCCAGGGCCGGGATGCGGCGCTTCCCGCGCTGCCGGTGCAGTACGCGGACTACGCCGCGTGGCAGCGGCGCTGGGTGGAGGGCGACGTCCTGGGGGCGCAGGCGGACTACTGGGTGCAGACGCTGGGCGGCGCGCCGGAACTGCTGGAGCTGCCCACCGACCATCCGCGGCCGGTGCAGATGGACCCCGCGGGCGCGCGCGTGGGGGTGGAACTGGACGAGGAGCTTACGGCGGCGCTGGCGGCGCTGTCGCGGCGGCACGGCACCACGCTGTTCATGACGGTGCTGGCGGGGTGGGCCGTGGTGCTCTCCCGCCTCTCCGGGCAGGCGGACGTGGTGATCGGCACTCCGACGGCCGGGCGCGGGC from Longimicrobium terrae includes:
- a CDS encoding non-ribosomal peptide synthetase, with product MNSDPTLTNLTLAERRRLLKIALARDLERKGSELPPIGRAAREERIPLSFAQQRLWFLEQLGDLGSTYHLAKRLRLQGPLNRAALGGALDGIVARHEVLRTTFAQVDGVPEQRIAPVEAGGFRLEEHDLSGLAEADAREELGRLTFQEARARFDLEHGPLVRGRLVRLAEDDHVLLVTMHHVVSDGWSTGVFFGELSALYAAHANGTEANLPELPVQYADFAAWQRRWVEGDVLRRQADYWTQTLRGAPELLEVPADRARPAEIDHTGARVDMALDPDLTAELKALSRRHGATLYMTLLAAWGVVLARLAGAEDVVVGTPSAGRGRPEIERLIGFFVNTLAVRMDLSGAPTVAQFLGRVKDRVLDAQQHQDIPFEQVVERVDPVRSLSHHPLFQALFAWQNTSQGDGGPGLPGLSVKGMGGDRLTTAKLDLSLSMWESEDRIVGGITYATALFDRETVERYTGYLRRVLEQMAADDGQRVDQLTLMPAEERVRVLEEWNQTEADYAGPTCIHTLFEAQVARTPDAVAVTFVGEHLTYAELDQRANRLAHHLRSLGVGPEVRVGISLERGPEMMIGLLAILKAGGAYIPMDPSYPAERLAYMLEDSAPAVLLTNGPPASLPAERIPVVDLADTSPWAHLPGTAPVVADLTPDSPCYVIYTSGSTGRPKGVVNHHRSVANLLAWSQQRWQLQPGESVLQRISFSFDVSVRELFWPLTAGARIVMAGPGGHGDPDHVVDLIRREQIGTAHLPGLLRAFVEHPEASSCTSLVRVMNGGEALAPSIARRFGELLPDAALYQMYGPTETTVASSGLRWTPEVEGTVAPIGQPIGNTKIYVLDGRGEPVPTGVAGEICIGGAGVARGYLDRPEATAERFTADPFSKEPGARLYRTGDAGRWRPDGTLEFLGRGDGQVKVRGYRIETGEIETRLTELPGVRAAVVVAREDTGGEKRLVAYVVGDEVGADALRAHLAGSLPGYMVPAAYVRLEEFPLTPNGKVDRKALPAPEGEAYAARAYEPPAGDVEEILAGIWAEVLGVERVGRRDQFFNLGGHSLLAVQVISRVRQALGVKVALGELFTRPVLAEFARGLETSARAELPPIERADREGRLPLSFAQQRLWFLEQLGDLGSTYHMHARLRLRGELDRAAMVGALDGLVARHEALRTTFAEVDGLPEQRIAPADSGFHLLEQDLAGRADAEAELGRLLGEEAGTRFDLEQGPLIRGRLIRVAPDDHVLVLTMHHIVSDGWSMGVLTGELSALYAANVQGRDAALPALPVQYADYAAWQRRWVEGDVLGAQADYWVQTLGGAPELLELPTDHPRPVQMDPAGARVGVELDEELTAALAALSRRHGTTLFMTVLAGWAVVLSRLSGQADVVIGTPTAGRGRREIEGLIGFFVNTLALRVELSGAPTVAELLGRVQKRALDAQHHQDIPFEQVVERVAPARSLSHSPLFQVMFAWQNTPRGGLELPGLTLGRVDATQDRGVAKQDLGLTLGESHGRIVGNVTYATSLFERATVERWMEYLRRVLAEMAADDRQQVGRLPMLPQAERARVLEEWNRTEADYERGSLAHELFEAQAARVPDVLALAWGGDRLTYAELNARANRLAHHLRSLGVGADTRVAISVERGPSMVEALLAVLKAGGAYVPLDPNYPEERLRWMLDDSAPALLLTRGSLTARFADAGLPVLDLADDAAWSGAPATDPDRGDLRPEHPAYLIYTSGSTGRPKGAIVQHRNVAGMVAAQERSLPLEADTRVLQFASFSFDGHVYEVFLALARGASLHLSGQPGPLAGDDLVRIVADAGITHAILPPAVLAALPEDERLPSIRTLIVSGDAPPAELMARWSAGRRLINGYGPTEATVCTTLHDYVPGGSAVPPIGRPVANVRVYLLDAAGGPVPLGTAGELYIGGATVGRGYWRRAALTAERFVPDPFGAEPGARLYRTGDLARWNAEGELEFAGRVDAQVKVRSFRVELGEIETRLLEHPAVREAVVLVREDTPGDKRLVAYVVGDEAAAADVLRAHVSSALPDYMVPAAYVRLERFPITPNGKVDRRALPAPEGDAFAAREYEAPVGEVETALAEVWAEVLGLERVGRNDGFFELGGHSLLAVTLIARMRKRELHADVRALFTAPTLAEFAAAIGSAPGEALVPENLIPEPVISAAGPDDEDVEVFL